The window AACCTCAGAGGGGCGCACTGGGAAACTCCCGGAAACAGCCGACCTACTAATTGATTAGTATATTCGGTTTTCACTATACCCAGCGGCGACACGCGAAGTCAAGCGGCGCAAGCGGCGAAATGCTGTCTTAATACTGCCTCGCACTCGCGCAGAATTCGCTCATGTGTCGCAGCGGCAGAGCTGCGGCAGTTTGTGTGCGGCACCGTTGCGGCACCGCTAATGCGGGGTTAACGTTGCGCGCAGGTGGTACCGAAGCGAATGTCCCCGGCCACGTGCCGCGGGGCATTATTTCCACTCACCACTTTGAAAAGGCTAAGCGTGATAGAACGAATCGTACACGCGATGAGCCGGTCCTTGCGCGGCATCATTGGAATGGCGCTTGCGATCGCACTCATGGCGTCGATCGCCGCTCCGACGCTCGCCGACACGACGACAGGCAACATCTCGGGAACGGTGACGGCCAACGGCCAGCCTCTCTCCGGTGTTTCCGTCAGCGCGGTCGCTCCGTCCGGACGCTACACCGCACGCACCGACGCGAAGGGTTTCTTCAGCATCGTCGGCGTGACCCCCGACACCTACACCATCACGTTCAGCGCTCCCGGGTACACCGAGGCTTCGGTCAACGGCGTTACGGTGAACCCGACGCTCACGGCGACGGTGAATCAGGCGCTGAGCACACAGCTCAAGACGATCGGCTCGACCACGAGCCGCTCTTCCGGCATCAGCGCGTTCCAGCCCCAGCAGCCCCAAGACACGTACAGCGTCAACTCCAACCAGATTCAAACGATCCTCGGCAAGTCGCACGCCGCAAGCGAGACGCAATTGATCATCTCGCTGCCGGGCGCGACGCTCGACGCGCTGGGCTACCCTGTCCTGCGCGGCGGCCGCCAGACCGACGAGGGCTTCCAGTTCGAAGGCATCGACTACACCGACGCGTTCACGCACCAGTTCGTGAACTCGCTGGCGCTCAACGGCGTCTCGAACTTCCAGCTCAGCCCCGGCGCCGGTGACGCGTCGGTCGGCAACGTCGGCACCGGCCAGATCAACGCAACGGTCAAGCGCGGCACGCGGCCGGCCTTCGGTTCCTTCGAAGGCGATCTCCGCGGTCCGACGTTCGACCATCTGTTCGCCGGCGAGTACGGCTGGGCGACGCCGAACGGCGCGCTCTCGAGCTATACCTCGTTCCAGGGCGAGGACTACCAGAACCAGTGCGGGCACACCGGGACGAACTGCAATCTGGTCGGTCTGCAACTCGTCAACCCGGCGTTCGTGAACGGCCGCGACCTGATCGAGAACGCGGTCTACAAGTTCGGCAGGGACAAGAACCAGTCGCTGCAGGTGTTCTATCAGAACCAGTACTACAACTTCTACACGACCGCCGCGTTCGTGCCGCGCACCGACGACCTGCTGTTCCGCACGTCGATGCCGGATTACCTGTTCTACACGTCCGGCCAGCTCGGCATCACCCCGACCGAGCTCGCCGGCGTCCTGCCGTTCGAGTACGGTCAGACGTCGCTGCTCCAGACGATCCGGCGGCCGGCGCGTTCGAACCCGCAGCCGAACGAAACGCTCAAGCTGCAGTACAGCAACAGCCTGAACGCCTCGACGTTCATGACGATCAAGGCGTACAAGGTCAATGCCGCGGTGGTCTTCGACAATCCGTACGCCGTGCAATCGTGCCAGGGGATCGTCGGCGCCTGTGACAGCTTCGGGCCGCAGGGCGGCCAGCGCACGGGTTTCGCCGGCGACATCACCAAGCAGCTCGGCACGAAGCACCTGCTGGGCTTCGGCGCCAAGTACGAGCTCGTCCACCCGATCGATGCGTTTCAGAGCTCGTCGCTCGGTATTTTCGACCTCGCGCTGAGCAGCTCGAACATCTACGACTTCCTGCCGGCGAACTCGCCCTCGTGCACCGGCTTCCTCACGGCGGCGTTCGGCGGGAACCCGTGCGGGTATCTGCCGACCGCCGTCGGCGCGCCGAACACGCCGGTTCGCATCCCCGACTACAACCAGTCGCCGGTCATGAACCGGCACGACACCGGGTACTACCTGCAAGACCAGTTCCAGGCGAGCGACAAGCTGAAGATCACCGGCGGGCTGCGCGTCGACATGGCGACGTTCGACTACCCGAGCAATCCGCACTTCGGCGCGTTCAACGACCCGAACGGCTACTCGTCCTCGCTGTTTCTGCCGATCTCGACCGGCCGGTACACCAGCGGTCCGCTGGCGGGGACGCCGAACCCGGCACTCGACGTGTACGCGTCGGACCTGCACCGCACCTCGAGCACGCTCGAGCCGCGGTTCGGATTTGCGTACCAGTTCTCGCCGCGTGACAGCGTCACGTTCAACTACGGACGGTCGGTCGATCTTCCGCCGATCGCCTTCATCGACGCGCGCGTTCCTTTCGCTCAGTATGCCGGCTTCGCCGGGATCCCCGCCAACGCGAACATCTGCGGTCCGACGGGCGACCGCACGTGCCGGAACTATGCCGACCAGCTCTACTGGGTGAACCAGAACGTCGGCGCCGGCGTGCCGATCGAACCGGCCAAGCCGAGCACGTTCAACAACTACGACTTCTCGCTGCAGCACGACTTCGGGCGCGGCCTCTCCGCGAAGCTGACGCCGTTCTACCGCCGCGGGTACGACGTGCTGGCGAACTTCTCGACGCCGCTGATCGTCAACGGCAAGCAGCAGTTCGACGTGAACGGCAACCCGCTGCAGAATCCCTCGGTCACGTCGAATCTCGGGACCTCGTACACGACCGGCGTCGAGTTCTACATGACGAAGACGGCGACGTACGGGCTCTCGGGGACGCTCTCGCTGACCTATCTCAACGAGTTCACCAACGTGATCCCGCTCTCCGGCGGCGAGGACTTCTTCCCCTCCATTCCGCTTGTCTCGATCGCGCAAGGGAACTTGTACCGCGTCGGCTTCATCTCGCCGTTCAACGGCGTGGCGGCGGTGCAGTACAAGTGGCGCAGCGGCTGGCGGGTGAACCCGATCATCGGGTTCAACGACGGCTATCCGATCGGCGCGGGGCTGATCACATCGTTCGGGTTGAACGGGAAGAACTACAACCTACCGTCCACCAACGTGACGAACCCGACCGGCTCGTTCAACACGACGCAGTACGTCGACCCGGCCAACCCGGGCTCGGTCTTCCACCCGAACGTCGCCGCGACACGCGGGACGCCGGAGAAGAACAGCCCCGGCGGCGTGCTGAGCGCGCCGCGCGTGAACATCGCGGATCTCACCGTCGAGTACAGCAAACCGGGAACGCGCAGCACGTTCGGCATGCAGGTAACGAACCTGTTCAACCAGATCTACAGCGAGCCTGGGCTCAACCAGCGGTACCAGCCGGTCGCAACCGGGATCGCCGGTCCGAAGTCGGGCACGACTTCCGGCTCGGTGCTGTTCCCGAACTTGGGCTATACGAACTACGCGAGCTTCCGCGGCAACAACCAGCCGTATCTGCTCACGCCGTTAAACAACCCGACGGAGTTCCGCTTCTACTACCAGCTCTCCCTGTAAGGACCGCTAGTGCACAAACGAATCCTCGCTCTTGCAGCGCTGGGGGGGCTCATCGCCCTCCCGGCCTGCACGTCCGGACAGGCGGCGGTCGAGCCGCAAAAGACGATCGCGAACACGGCAGCTTCCGAGCTGCAGTTCCAGGTCGGCACGGCGAACCTGCAAGGCGTCGCTGGACTCAACACCGTCGTGACGTTCCGCCAGCCGAACGGGCTCTCGGCACTGCTCGACAACACCCCTACCATCACGCTCCCGTTCACGAACACGGCGCCGCCGTCGGTGGCGGCCAACGACTCCGGGACGAACCGGATCAGCGGCACACCGCAGACCAACAACGGTCAGCCCTCGACCGATCCGCGCACGTTCTCGCAGAGCGTGGGCGCGTTCGCGTACGGGTTCCTGGCCTCGAACTCGACCACGACCGGGGCGAACAACTCGGCGTTCTACCCAAGCACGAACTCGATGCCGTACTACACCGCGGCGGCGCGGCGCGCGTTCTACGTGGGCCCGGGTAACCCGTTCGTACCGAACTTCAAGGACGGTTCGCTCGGAACGACCTTCAGCGGCTACCCGTCAGGCTTCACCACCTTCGTGCTCACGCCGGGGGCCGGGACCTACACGCTCGCGGTCGGCTTGCCGAACGCGAGCACGCCGATCCCGACCTTCACCGCGACCACGACGCTGGCGAACACCACGCTGCTCCCGAACATGCCCGCGCCGGTGGTGACCTCGGACGGGACCGGTGGCTTGACGGTGACCGAGACGATCCCGCCGGGGATTCTGGAGACGCTGATCTTCATCGTCGACCGGAACACGGCGAACTTCTACACCCTGGTGATGCGCGGAACGGGGCCGCAGACCGCGACCTTGGCCGACAACCTGGGCCCGATCACGGGCGGGGTGGCCGGACCCTCGCTGAACCCGGGCGACCTGTATCGCGTCTTCGCCTTCGGGTTCGACTACCCGGCGATCGAGGCGGTGCCGGTGGGTGCGAACCCGCCGCAGGCGCCGGTGATCAACAACGCGGGCACGCCGTGCACGTTCTCCGGAACGAGCTCGACCTGCCCCGGGCAAGCGGACCTCACCCAGTCCCCGCCGGCGACCGGCGCGGAGTAGCATACGGCTCCGCGCGCTCGCCGCGCACGCGAGGGGAGGCCGCTCCGGCGCCTCCCTTCTTTCTTTTCCGTTTCTCCGCAATAATACGGAGGTTCAGGCCCGTTTCGGCCGTATCAACGGGCATGCGGCTTGCCTCTTCGGTCGTCGCGGGCGGACTCTGCGCGATGGCGGCTTGGTGCGGACCGGCGGCGGCGAGCGGGCCTGGCGGCAGCTTTGCGGCCGTCCGGGCCGAGAAGCCGCCGCCGCTCGATCCCGCGCTCACGGATCCGGCGTGGGAGAAGGCGGTCGTGGCGACCGGCATGCAGACGATCACCACCCAGCGGCCGAGCGCGTTCGGCGCGCGCTTCATGCTGCTGTACGACGACGCGAACCTGTACGTCGGGATGCGCCTGCAGCAGAGCGGCGCCGCGGTCACGGCGACGCAGACCGCGAACGATGTCGGCTTCGGGCTCGACGACTTCGCCGGCGTCGGAATCGACCCGACCGCGAACGGCGGGCAAGTCTACTTCTTCATAACGACGCCGCTCGGAACGCGCTACCAGCAGTCGACCGAGTCGGCCCGCTTCGCGCCGCCGTGGACGGCGGTCGCGAAGCGCACGGCGGACGGCTGGAACGCGATGATGGTGATCCCGCTGAAGGTGCTGCGCCGGCCGAGCGCCACGGTGCAGACGTGGCGCTTCAACTTCATCCGCCGCATCGCGGCGCTCAACCTCAACGAGTCGTGGGCGTACGATCCGACGATGAACGACAACGGCGGCGGGATCAACAGCTTTCCACAGGCCGGCGACGCGCGCTTCTGGCCGAAGCTGACCGGCCTGCGTCTCGTCGCGGCGCAGGCGCGCCGCCCACCGCGCGCCGAGGTGTACGCGCTGGCGAGCGCCGGCGAAGACCACCGCCGCTTCCAAGCCGCCGACGGCAACTTCGTGCAGACCGGTGCGCGCCACCTCGGCGCCGACGTGGTCGTGCCCATCACCGGGACGTCGGCGTTCGTCGCCGCGCTCGCGCCCGACTACTCGAACGTCGAGATCGACCAGCAGACGATCGCGCCGCAGGAGTTCCGCCGCGCGCTGAACGAGTACCGGCCGTTCTTCACGCAGGGCGCGAACTTTTTCAACCCCGTCTCGCTGAACGGGATCAACGCGCCGCCGAACCAGATCTGGTACTCGCCCTCGATCGGGCCGTTCGACCGCGGTCTCAAGCTCGAAGGGACTCAAGGCTTTCAGAACTTCGGCGCGATGGAAGTGCAAGGCGCGGGGTTCGACGACATGGTGTTCGGGCTGCGCCACGCGCCGCCGAACCGCTCGTTCCTGTGGTCGCTCGACGGCGTCATAACGCATCATAGCCTCGGCAACGACACGGTCGACCCGCGCGCCGGCAACGACGCGACCTGGGAAGGGCAGGTCGGCGGCCGCGACGACAGGACCGGGCTCGTCTACACGCTCGACTACGCGCACGAAGCGGGGACGTTCGTCGCGATCCCGCGGCTGGCGTACAAGAGCGAAAACTTCGTCGACGTGCACCAGCACAACTACGAGATCTATACCGGCTACCGCATGATCGGTCCGGAGTACGCGCCGGTCGACGGCTTCACGGTGAACGCCGACCTGCGCGGCCCGCAGTTCTACTTCGACCTCAACGGAACGCTGGCGAAGAACGGCTGGATCAAGCGCGCCGACCTGTTCGTCACCGCCGACCGGTTCACCGACGGCAGCGGCGCGGTGCACCAAGCCGACAGCAACCTCAACGTCGACCTGCAGTTCAAGAACGGCCTGCACCTCTCGGGCGGCCCGTTCAGCTCGTTCCTGCGCACCTACGACAGCGGGCTGATCGGGTATCCGTTCTACACCGGCGGAATCACGCGGACGTACAACCAGCACGGCGTGAACCTGGGCTGGCACGAAGGGACGCCCGCGCCGTTCAACGCCGGCTACGGCTGGGGGCCGTTCGGCGACATGTTCCTGCAGCAGCTCGCCGTCTCGACCTCGCGCGCGATCGGGACCCGCTGGAACGTCGGCGCGGAGATCGACGGAACGCGCGAGCGCCCGACGTTCGGCGGCGCGCCGAACGGGCAGTGGCTGCGCCGTCTCTCGGTCGGCGAGACGATCGACAAGTACACGAACTTCACCATCGGCTTGCGCGACATCACCGGAACCGGCGGCTTCGCGCAGCCCGGCGTCAACCTGGCCGGCTCGTTCCACCACCGCTTCAAGAACGACAGCGAGCTGTTCGTGAACTACGGCACGCCCGCCGCGCCGGCGACGCTGCAGCGCGTCGTCGTGAAGTACGTGCTGCGCACCGGCGGCGGCGCGGGGACCTGAGCGGCTCGCGCAGAAACGCTCGCTCGCATCTTCTCGGCTTTCTTCAAGGAGTCGCGCATGCGCTGGTTCCCGCTCGTTTTCGTCTTGATGCTGGTCGGTTTCGGGCTGCGCGCGCACGCGCCGCCGGCGCTCGCCGCGTCGCCGGCTCCCGCCGCGACGCCGGCCGGGACGGTCACGGTGCCGCCGGACTACCGGAGCTGGGCGTACGTGTCGACCGGTCTTTCGATGAAGTACGCGCAGGAGCAGCAGACCACGACGATGGGCGCCTCGCCGCACGCCGCGCGCGCGGTGCAGCCGTTGGCGCGCACCACCGCCGGCGGACAGGTGTTCCACAACGTCTTCGTCACCCCGGCCGCGTACAAGTACTTCGTCGCGAACGGGCACTGGCCGGACAAGACGATGTTCGTGCTGGAGATCCGGGCCGCGGTCAACCGGGACAAGCCGTTCCTCACGCAGGGGCTGTACCAGGCCGAGATCGTCGACTTGAAAGCCGAGCTGCGCGACGACGCCCGCTATCCCGTCGACAAGTGGAAGTGGTTCTCGTTCACGCAGAAGAACGGCGCGTGGCAGCCGGCTGGGCCCGAGCCGAACGCCTCGTGCTTCGACTGCCACACGAAGCACGGCGCGGTCGACAAGTCGTTCGTGCAGTTCTACCCGACGCTGTACCCGATCGCCAAGCAGAAAGGAACGCTCAACCCCGGTTTCAAGTAGCTTCCGCTACGTCGCGAGCGGCTCGGCCGGCTTCGTGTCGCCGAGCAGCGTCGTGAGCCGCTTGCGGCGCCAGAAACCGTAGTAGTACGTCGTCTGGAACAGCAGCGAAGCGCAGAACGCGACGGGGTACGCGAACCACACGCCGCGCAGGCCGTAGTGCGGCGCGAGCGCGTACGCGACCGGGACCTCGACGCCCCAGATCGAGAGGATCGAAAGCGCGGTCGGCCAGAGCACCGTCCCGCTCGAGCGCATGAGCCCCGAGAGCACGGCCGAGGTCCCGAAGATCACGTAGCTCCAGAGCGTGATCGCGAGCAGGTCGCGCGCGGTCGCGAGCACGCGCGGGTCGGTGATGAACAGCGAGAGGATCGCGTAGTCGAAGACGTAGACCAGGACGATCAAGGTGCCGCAGATCACCCAGTTCAGCGAGATCCCGGCGCGCGCGATCTTGCGCAGCCGGTCGAACCGCTGCGCGCCGATCGACTGCGCGCCGAAGATCGACGCGCCGATCCCGATCGAGATCGCCGGGAACTGCACGTACGAGACGATCTGGTTCACCGCGCCGTAGGCGGCCGTGGCGCCGGAGCCGAACCGGTTCACCAGCGCGATGACCGCCACTTCCGCGAGCGAGACCATCACCATCTGCACGCCGGTCGGGATCCCGATCCGGATCAGCGTGACGAGCAGTTTCGGTTCGACGTTCATGTGCCGCACGATCGAGGCGTCGAGCGTGAGCGGGTTCTTCTCGCGGGCCAGCGCGACGAGCAGGAACCCGAACGCGACCGCGTTCGCGATGATGTTGGCGAGCGCGGCGCCGATGATCCCGAACTGCGGGAACCCGAGCCAGCCGCGGATCAGCCACGGCGTGAACAGCACGATCAGCGCGGTGCTGACGATCAGCGAGAGGAACGGCGTGCGCGAGTCGCCGGTCCCGCGCACGAACGTCGTGTACGCGATGTAGACGAACAGCAGCGGCAGCGAGTAGAAGAGCACGCGCGCGTATGCCAGCGCGTCGTCGAAGACGTCGAGCGGGGTCCCGATCAGGTGGAGCAGCGGGGGCAGGAACCAGGTGCTCGCGATCGCGACGACGACCCCGGACCCGATCGCGAGCGTGAGCGTCGTGCCGGCGACGGCCTTGAGGCGCTCTTCGTCGCGGGCGCCGTACGCCTGGCCGATCAGCACCGAGCTGGCGCTCGCGATCCCGATGAAGAACGCGATCATGAAGAAGATGATCGGAAAGAACGACGACGCGGCCGCCAGCGCGCGCACGCCGAGCAGCCGCCCGAGGTAGATGCTGCTCAGCGTCCCGGAGGCCGACTGCAAGATGTTGCTCAGCATCAGCGGGATGAGGAACACCAGCATCGACCGCCAGATGGGGCGGGTGTCGTCGAGGGCGAGCCGGCGCTGCATCCCGGACCGTATGCCCCGTCCGGGGAGCCGCCTCCCGCACGGCGAAGCCGCTCGAGCGCGGCGGGCGATTAGCTCAGCGGGAGAGCAGCTCCTTTACACGGAGAAGGCCGGCGGTTCGAATCCGTCATCGCCCATGTGTCGCCGTCGAGGAGACGGTGTCGAGCCGTCAAAGCGCGCGCGCATGGTGAAAGAGCTGGCGTTCATCGCGTACTACGTTCGGGACGTTCCGCGCGCGAGACGGTTCTATGGCGAAGTTCTCGGCTTGCAGCCGGGCGAGTGGTTCAACGACGGCTGGATCGAGTTCGATCTGGGCAACGCTACCTTCGCGCTCGACGCAACCGGCGAGGAGCTCGGCATCACGCCCGGCACGTCGAGCGGCGCGGCGTTCGAGGTCGACGACATCGACGCGATGCGCGCACGGCTGCTCGACGCCGGCACGCCGGTGAGCGAGGTCTACGACTTCCCGCCGTGCCGGGCGTGCTTCGCGAGCGATCCGGAAGGCAACCGCTTCACGGTGCACCAGCGACGGCTACGGTGAGACGCCGCGCGCGCGGCGCCGCACAAAACGCGGTCGCAGCCGCGCCGCCGCCGGAACGCTTCGCGCCGAATCCGTGGGTGCGAGCCGGCTGCTAATAAGTCCGTTTGGTAAACCTTTTCGGAATTGCGCGAAAACGTCGTTGCTTCTTCCCGGTTCCGCATGTATCGTAGCGCGGTGGTCGCCGTTCGGCTCGCGCGTCTCTTCGCCTGCATGGCAGTCGCCTGCACGCTTTTCGTCGCGTCACAAGCGACCGCTGCGTGGGCCGCCGACACCGCGAGCACGTTCGTGATGAATGCGGTGCGTGCGAGCGCGCCGCCGAACCTCGACGGCAACCTGGATACGCCGGCCTGGCGGGCGGCGGCGCACGTCGACTTGAGCTGGGACATAGGCTATCAGCGCCCCGTGGCGCAGCGCACCGCGGCGTATCTGTCGTACGACGACACGAACGTTTACGTCGCGTTCCGGTGCTGGCAGACGACGCCGGCGGTGGCGACGCAGCATACGAACGACGTCGGCGCGATCAGCTCCGACGACCGCGTCGCGGTCCGGTTCTGGCCCGACGGCACCAGCGGTTTCAGCTACAGCTTCATCATGAATCCCGCCGGCGCACACCGCGCCGGCTCATCGGAGAACGCCGCCTTCGCGCCGACGTGGCGCTCGTTCGGCGAAACGCTCCAGGACGGTTGGGTCGTGATGGCAGCGATCCCGCTGAAGGTCATGAAGGCGGCCGGCACGTCGGCATGGCGCGTGCAGTTCTCGCGGGTCATCGCGGCGACCAACGAAGTTCCCATATGGTCGTACGACAAGAGCTTGAATACCGACTCCGACGTCAACTACGCGGGCTCGCTGCGGAACTTCCAGCCGCTGCTCGCCAAAGCGCGCCCGCAGCCGCGCTTCGCGCTGTACGGCCTCGGCCAAGCCGGCGCACGCGCTGCCGGCGGCGACACCAGTGCGACCGGCGCGGACGTCTCGGTTCCGATCACGCGAAAGACGTCGCTCGTCGGAACGTTCCACCCGGACTACTCGAACGTCGAGCTCGACCAGCAGACGATCGCGCCGACCGAGTTCGCCCGCTCCTTCCAAGAAGTGCGGCCGTTCTTCACCCAGCTGCTGAACTACTTCAACAACGTCAACTGCAACAACTGTCTCGACTGGCGCCAGCTGTACACGCCGGGGATCCCGACGCCGCGCGACGGCTACGCGATCGAAGGGCAGGAAGGCCGCTTCAAGTTCGCCGCGTTCGACGCGATCGGTTCCGGGCTCTCGCGCGCCGACAACGCCGAGTCGTTGCGGTACTCGACGCCCGACAACACCCGCGCGCTGCAGTTTCAGCGCGTCGGCGTCGATTACCGGGGCCTGCACGACGTCGCGGATTTCACTCAGCTCAACCTGTGGAACCATCACAACGCCGGCGCGTACGTGACCTACGGCGACGAGCACGGAACGACGGTGACCGATCCTGGCGCGGCGACCTGGCGCGAGGCCGGCGCGTACACCGCCTCGCCGACCGCCGGGATCTACGGCGCGATCCGCAAGATCGGCTCGCAGTACGCGCCCGCCGACGGTTTCACCGAGCACAACGACGTCGCCGGCTACTCGCTCTACGGTTTCCGCACCTGGAACTTCGGGCCGAAGGCGTTCGTGCAGTCGCTGACGCTGGGCGACTCGTTCGACCT of the Candidatus Eremiobacterota bacterium genome contains:
- a CDS encoding MATE family efflux transporter → MQRRLALDDTRPIWRSMLVFLIPLMLSNILQSASGTLSSIYLGRLLGVRALAAASSFFPIIFFMIAFFIGIASASSVLIGQAYGARDEERLKAVAGTTLTLAIGSGVVVAIASTWFLPPLLHLIGTPLDVFDDALAYARVLFYSLPLLFVYIAYTTFVRGTGDSRTPFLSLIVSTALIVLFTPWLIRGWLGFPQFGIIGAALANIIANAVAFGFLLVALAREKNPLTLDASIVRHMNVEPKLLVTLIRIGIPTGVQMVMVSLAEVAVIALVNRFGSGATAAYGAVNQIVSYVQFPAISIGIGASIFGAQSIGAQRFDRLRKIARAGISLNWVICGTLIVLVYVFDYAILSLFITDPRVLATARDLLAITLWSYVIFGTSAVLSGLMRSSGTVLWPTALSILSIWGVEVPVAYALAPHYGLRGVWFAYPVAFCASLLFQTTYYYGFWRRKRLTTLLGDTKPAEPLAT
- a CDS encoding cytochrome P460 family protein, producing MRWFPLVFVLMLVGFGLRAHAPPALAASPAPAATPAGTVTVPPDYRSWAYVSTGLSMKYAQEQQTTTMGASPHAARAVQPLARTTAGGQVFHNVFVTPAAYKYFVANGHWPDKTMFVLEIRAAVNRDKPFLTQGLYQAEIVDLKAELRDDARYPVDKWKWFSFTQKNGAWQPAGPEPNASCFDCHTKHGAVDKSFVQFYPTLYPIAKQKGTLNPGFK
- a CDS encoding TonB-dependent receptor, which encodes MRGIIGMALAIALMASIAAPTLADTTTGNISGTVTANGQPLSGVSVSAVAPSGRYTARTDAKGFFSIVGVTPDTYTITFSAPGYTEASVNGVTVNPTLTATVNQALSTQLKTIGSTTSRSSGISAFQPQQPQDTYSVNSNQIQTILGKSHAASETQLIISLPGATLDALGYPVLRGGRQTDEGFQFEGIDYTDAFTHQFVNSLALNGVSNFQLSPGAGDASVGNVGTGQINATVKRGTRPAFGSFEGDLRGPTFDHLFAGEYGWATPNGALSSYTSFQGEDYQNQCGHTGTNCNLVGLQLVNPAFVNGRDLIENAVYKFGRDKNQSLQVFYQNQYYNFYTTAAFVPRTDDLLFRTSMPDYLFYTSGQLGITPTELAGVLPFEYGQTSLLQTIRRPARSNPQPNETLKLQYSNSLNASTFMTIKAYKVNAAVVFDNPYAVQSCQGIVGACDSFGPQGGQRTGFAGDITKQLGTKHLLGFGAKYELVHPIDAFQSSSLGIFDLALSSSNIYDFLPANSPSCTGFLTAAFGGNPCGYLPTAVGAPNTPVRIPDYNQSPVMNRHDTGYYLQDQFQASDKLKITGGLRVDMATFDYPSNPHFGAFNDPNGYSSSLFLPISTGRYTSGPLAGTPNPALDVYASDLHRTSSTLEPRFGFAYQFSPRDSVTFNYGRSVDLPPIAFIDARVPFAQYAGFAGIPANANICGPTGDRTCRNYADQLYWVNQNVGAGVPIEPAKPSTFNNYDFSLQHDFGRGLSAKLTPFYRRGYDVLANFSTPLIVNGKQQFDVNGNPLQNPSVTSNLGTSYTTGVEFYMTKTATYGLSGTLSLTYLNEFTNVIPLSGGEDFFPSIPLVSIAQGNLYRVGFISPFNGVAAVQYKWRSGWRVNPIIGFNDGYPIGAGLITSFGLNGKNYNLPSTNVTNPTGSFNTTQYVDPANPGSVFHPNVAATRGTPEKNSPGGVLSAPRVNIADLTVEYSKPGTRSTFGMQVTNLFNQIYSEPGLNQRYQPVATGIAGPKSGTTSGSVLFPNLGYTNYASFRGNNQPYLLTPLNNPTEFRFYYQLSL
- a CDS encoding VOC family protein; translated protein: MVKELAFIAYYVRDVPRARRFYGEVLGLQPGEWFNDGWIEFDLGNATFALDATGEELGITPGTSSGAAFEVDDIDAMRARLLDAGTPVSEVYDFPPCRACFASDPEGNRFTVHQRRLR